The Niastella koreensis GR20-10 genome includes a window with the following:
- a CDS encoding anhydro-N-acetylmuramic acid kinase, with amino-acid sequence MIYRAIGLMSGSSLDGLDLAFIEFHESKGVWEYEIKAADCSPYSEEWAKKLKGAIELNALDYQLLHTEYGHYIGEQVNAFIERNNLQYQVQLIASHGHTTFHVPAKKMTGQLGDGAAIAAVTGINVVSDLRAMDVALGGQGAPIVPIGEKLLLGNYTFFLNLGGIANISYNHPDKYLAFDVCPANRVMNMLAQDAGKPYDDGGELAAAGTINISLLKMLNDLEYYQLPYPKSLANDFGTDVVYPLITSSNSTTEDTLATMVEHIAIQIGEQVKAMLEKQPTTNTGMKLLATGGGAHNTFLLQRLQATLQPLGVEVVTTDKNLIDYKEALIMALIGVLRWREENNVLSSVTGATRSSIGGAVWIGQEA; translated from the coding sequence ATGATATATCGGGCAATCGGCTTAATGAGCGGCAGTTCTCTTGACGGACTGGATCTCGCTTTTATTGAATTTCACGAAAGTAAAGGGGTGTGGGAATATGAAATAAAAGCGGCGGATTGTTCCCCCTATTCCGAAGAGTGGGCGAAAAAACTGAAGGGCGCCATTGAGCTTAACGCATTGGATTATCAGCTGTTGCATACCGAATACGGGCATTATATCGGGGAGCAGGTAAATGCGTTCATCGAGCGCAACAACCTGCAGTACCAGGTACAGTTGATTGCTTCTCACGGCCACACCACCTTTCATGTGCCTGCCAAAAAAATGACAGGCCAGCTGGGCGATGGCGCTGCCATAGCCGCGGTTACCGGTATTAACGTGGTAAGCGACCTGCGCGCCATGGATGTTGCCCTCGGCGGACAGGGCGCCCCTATTGTTCCCATAGGGGAGAAATTGCTCCTGGGTAATTATACCTTTTTCCTGAACCTTGGCGGAATTGCCAATATTTCCTACAATCATCCCGATAAATACCTCGCGTTTGATGTTTGCCCGGCCAACCGGGTTATGAACATGCTGGCGCAGGATGCAGGCAAACCATATGATGACGGTGGTGAGCTGGCCGCTGCAGGCACTATAAATATCAGCCTGCTGAAAATGTTGAACGACCTGGAATATTACCAGTTGCCCTATCCCAAATCGCTGGCCAATGATTTTGGCACCGATGTGGTATATCCATTGATAACAAGCAGCAACTCCACTACCGAAGATACCCTGGCCACCATGGTGGAACACATTGCCATCCAGATTGGCGAACAGGTAAAAGCCATGCTGGAAAAGCAACCAACAACCAATACCGGAATGAAGCTGCTGGCCACTGGCGGCGGCGCCCACAATACTTTCCTGCTCCAACGCCTGCAGGCAACGTTACAACCCCTGGGGGTGGAAGTAGTAACCACCGATAAGAACCTGATCGATTATAAGGAAGCGCTCATCATGGCCCTCATAGGCGTATTACGCTGGCGCGAAGAAAACAACGTATTGTCTTCCGTTACCGGCGCCACCCGCAGCAGTATTGGGGGAGCGGTTTGGATAGGACAGGAAGCGTAA